The following proteins are co-located in the Zonotrichia albicollis isolate bZonAlb1 chromosome 1, bZonAlb1.hap1, whole genome shotgun sequence genome:
- the GMPR gene encoding GMP reductase 1 has protein sequence MPRVDADLKLDFKDVLVRPKRSSLKSRAEVDLTRTFTFRNSKQTYTGIPIIVANMDTVGTFEMAVVMAKHAMFTAIHKHYSLEEWKLFAANHPECLEHVAASSGSGQEDLKKLTSILEAIPAIKYICLDVANGYSEYFVEFVKSVRALFPHHTIMAGNVVTGEMVEELIISGADIIKVGIGPGSVCTTRIKTGVGYPQLSAVIECADSAHGLKGHIISDGGCNCPGDVAKAFGAGADFVMIGGMFAGHDQSAGEILERNGKKVKLFYGMSSDTAMKKHAGGVAEYRASEGKTVEVPYKGDVEHTILDILGGLRSTCTYVGAAKLKELSKRTTFIRVTQQHNEVFS, from the exons GTCGACCTCACACGCACCTTCACCTTCCGTAACTCCAAGCAGACATACACAGGAATTCCCATTATAGTGGCAAATATGGACACTGTGGGGACGTTTGAAATGGCTGTGGTTATGGCAAAA CATGCAATGTTCACTGCAATTCACAAGCATTATTCTCTGGAAGAATGGAAACTGTTTGCTGCCAATCACCCAGAATGCCTTGAG CATGTAGCAGCAAGCTCAGGTAGTGGACAAGAAGATTTGAAAAAGTTAACAAGTATTCTAGAGGCCATTCCAGCTATCAAATACATCTGCCTGGATGTGGCAAACGGCTATTCAGAGTATTTCGTGGAGTTTGTGAAGTCCGTCCGTGCCCTGTTCCCACATCACACCATTATG GCAGGCAATGTGGTGACAGGAGAGATGGTAGAAGAACTTATTATTTCTGGAGCAGATATTATTAAAGTGGGTATTGGACCAG GTTCTGTGTGTACCACTCGGATTAAGACAGGGGTGGGCTATCCACAGCTAAGTGCTGTTATTGAGTGTGCAGACTCAGCACATGGCTTGAAAGGACATATCATCTCT GACGGAGGATGCAACTGCCCAGGAGATGTCGCCAAAGCGTTTG GAGCTGGTGCTGACTTCGTCATGATTGGAGGAATGTTTGCAGGCCATGACCAGAGTGCTGGAGAAATTCTAGAAAGGAACGGGAAGAAGGTGAAACTATTCTATGGAATGAGCTCTGATACAGCCATGAAGAAGCATGCAGGAGGGGTTGCTGAATACAG GGCTTCAGAGGGCAAGACTGTGGAGGTGCCATACAAAGGGGATGTGGAACACACCATCCTGGACATCCTTGGGGGGCTGCGCTCCACCTGCACCTACGTGGGAGCTGCCAAACTCAAGGAACTGAGCAAGAGGACGACGTTTATCCGGGTCACCCAGCAGCACAACGAGGTCTTCTCCTAG